A single genomic interval of Penicillium psychrofluorescens genome assembly, chromosome: 2 harbors:
- a CDS encoding uncharacterized protein (ID:PFLUO_002249-T1.cds;~source:funannotate), whose amino-acid sequence MSNSRENTNVDASTEDRVNAMRGYKAALKNPRVSNEAKQHASEVLNNELGWDNPRQELYDVRARNKDPNRVAGGLKGAQSNARNTERGKQASAEKLDKLSQQAPEE is encoded by the exons ATGTCTAACTCGCGGGAAAATACCAATGTCGATGCCTCCACCGAGGACCGAGTGAATGCCATGCGTGGCTATAAGGC AGCTTTAAAAAATCCCAGGGTGTCCAACGAGGCCAAGCAGCATGCCTCCGAGGTGCTGAACAATGAGCTCGGCTGGGATAACCCGCGGCAGGAGCTATACGATGTCCGGGCTCGCAACAAAGACCCTAACCGTGTGGCTGGTGGTTTGAAAGG TGCTCAGAGCAACGCTCGCAATACTGAGCGAGGCAAGCAAGCCTCCGCGGAGAAGCTTGACAAGCTGAGCCAGCAGGCCCCCGAGGAGTAG
- a CDS encoding uncharacterized protein (ID:PFLUO_002248-T1.cds;~source:funannotate), whose amino-acid sequence MSNRAEREAEDNYEAENDAAPVPDEIVDNTYLGETNPNLRDQVPVQADEDDYEDPMQPPYANTDEQLADDGNEAIDQSNVLKGDRLRHAKPQSANRYSEGPNEDDVPSDIRDGLSGVSGVKRLS is encoded by the exons ATGTCGAACCGCGCTGAAAGAGAGGCCGAGGATAACTATGAGGCCGAGAACGACGCTGCTCCCGTTCCGGACGAGATTGTGGACAATACGTACCTAGGCGAGACAAACCCGAATCTGAGGGATCAGGTCCCTGTTcaggccgacgaggatgattATGAGGATCCCATGCAGCCGCCTTATGCTAACACCGATGAGCAGCTCG CGGACGACGGCAACGAGGCGATTGACCAGTCCAATGTCCTAAAGGGAGATCGGCTGCGCCACGCAAAGCCCCAATCCGCAAATAGGTACAGTGAGGGTCCAAACGAGGACGATGTGCCGTCAGACATCCGTGATGGTCTCTCTGGTGTCTCGGGCGTGAAGCGCCTGTCATAG
- a CDS encoding uncharacterized protein (ID:PFLUO_002252-T1.cds;~source:funannotate), translated as MQSEYRRLVDAIRRQANAHSKQRFLVAIAGVPGSGKTTTAEAAVHQLNDSPNTRAALLSMDGFHLARAALDQLPNPEEAHIRRGAPWTFDVVRFVCFMHRLREWADHMPLAVPYSETWSAADEIRAPTFDHQAKDPVEDGIAITPDTSVVIIEGNYLLLNEPGWRELAALVDYRVFVETDLREARERTAKRHVHAGIEKTLEDGFRRVDSNDYLNSLAIRDKLLAPDMIVKSMTGADSI; from the coding sequence ATGCAGTCTGAGTACCGCCGTCTAGTGGACGCAATCCGACGCCAGGCCAATGCCCACTCCAAGCAGCGCTTCCTGGTAGCCATTGCTGGAGTCCCCGGATCAGGCAAAACCACCACCGCAGAAGCAGCGGTACACCAGCTCAATGATTCTCCCAACACACGGGCAGCCCTGCTCTCCATGGACGGCTTTCACCTAGCCCGAGCAGCTCTCGACCAACTGCCTAACCCCGAGGAGGCGCATATCCGCCGTGGCGCACCATGGACATTCGACGTCGTCCGTTTCGTGTGTTTTATGCATCGACTCCGCGAATGGGCAGACCATATGCCCTTGGCGGTCCCATATTCCGAGACCTGGTCGGCAGCGGACGAGATTCGAGCCCCGACATTTGACCATCAGGCCAAAGACCCCGTTGAAGACGGGATTGCCATCACACCCGACACGTccgtcgtcatcatcgaaggcAATTACCTGCTTCTCAACGAGCCCGGGTGGAGAGAGCTGGCTGCTCTGGTTGACTACCGCGTCTTCGTGGAGACGGATCTACGGGAAGCGCGAGAGCGGACGGCCAAGCGTCATGTCCATGCCGGTATTGAGAAGACGCTGGAAGATGGGTTTCGTCGAGTGGATAGCAATGATTATTTGAATAGCCTTGCCATCCGTGACAAGCTGCTGGCTCCGGATATGATAGTGAAGAGCATGACGGGAGCGGATTCGATATAG
- a CDS encoding uncharacterized protein (ID:PFLUO_002250-T1.cds;~source:funannotate), with protein sequence MVRITDAIAKDHRLLESYYETIVSTEDADERTRFQNQFTWELARHSVAEELVVYPAMAKYLRNGDQPVDQDRQEHQTLKERLKVFQDLKCSDPRFIPTITMLMNDLSKHIHDEETMDLVKLEGAITAEESSRLAKSLKRTKIFAPSRAHPEAPDRPPFETAVGLLVAPFDHLQDILRKWPDNVFYLDPSLD encoded by the exons ATGGTTCGAATCACCGATGCCATTGCCAAAGACCACCGACTACTCGAGTCCTACTACGAGACGATCGTCAGCAccgaggatgccgatgagcGGACACGCTTCCAAAACCAATTTACCTGGGAGCTAGCTCGACACtcggtggccgaggagctggtggtTTATCCAGCGATGGCGAAATACCTGCGCAATGGCGATCAGCCAGTCGACCAGGACCGGCAGGAACATCAGACA CTCAAAGAACGCCTCAAAGTCTTCCAGGATTTGAAATGCTCTGATCCTCGCTTCATTCCCACGATCACCATGCTGATGAATGACCTCTCCAAGCACATCCACGACGAAGAGACCATGGATCTGGTCAAGCTAGAGGGGGCCATCACCGCAGAAGAAAGCAGTCGGCTGGCCAAGTCACTCAAACGCACCAAGATCTTTGCACCATCCCGAGCACACCCCGAAGCGCCGGACAGGCCGCCGTTCGAGACGGCGGTGGGATTGCTGGTGGCCCCATTCGATCACCTACAAGATATCTTGCGTAAGTGGCCGGATAATGTGTTCTATCTAGATCCGTCCCTGGATTAG
- a CDS encoding uncharacterized protein (ID:PFLUO_002251-T1.cds;~source:funannotate) has product MNGSGSQRVYPVNHHLINLTNNTYTSVPAPVAQGICGHICQWLWSGWRGTAFEDPPVNHDPPRRAPNRANSPADCKACREWQVPCDQAHPQCSHCWQQQILCFYVTPKVKPKRGQATGLEPSLDTPDRQIANATG; this is encoded by the exons ATGAATGGCTCTGG ATCGCAACGGGTCTACCCGGTCAATCACCACCTAATTAACCTAACCAACAATACCTACACATCTGTCCCAGCACCCGTGGCCCAGGGGATTTGTGGACACATTTGTCAATGGTtatggtctggatggcgtggCACCGCGTTTGAGGACCCACCAGTCAATCATGATCCTCCTCGACGCGCTCCGAACCGCGCAAACAGCCCCGCGGACTGCAAAGCCTGCCGTGAATGGCAGGTTCCCTGCGACCAGGCACACCCCCAGTGTTCGCACTgctggcagcagcagatcctcTGTTTCTATGTGACACCCAAGGTCAAGCCCAAACGCGGTCAGGCGACAGGGCTAGAGCCATCGCTCGATACACCAGACCGCCAGATTGCCAATGCGACCGGGTGA
- a CDS encoding uncharacterized protein (ID:PFLUO_002254-T1.cds;~source:funannotate): protein MSSPFHSGTHFFTVPAKNLTLEYVVRQPSTLPNCLVVVQCPGWGLGSLYLQRGLSDLWEASPSFTVVFFHPRGTAGSSRPRDETEMRTMPDMASDLDDLRSHLGLDQYPVLLGHSNGGAIALSYAEMYPDRVQRLILLNHQVVGFRDRSQLQRESIRHDPRYQGAWKNRLHRRIETDEEFTASVNGLWPLYFFDPQQYVQGLIRDIGDQPMSVWCYQNQGRCDESLENPMQMMDRLRNVRAKTLMIFGRDDLICGMKIAERTKEGIPDSQAILYDACGHFPWIEQKERTLADIRGFIQGKMKSQEPATVH from the coding sequence ATGTCGTCTCCCTTTCATTCCGGCACCCACTTTTTCACTGTCCCAGCCAAGAACTTGACTTTGGAATATGTCGTCCGTCAGCCATCTACATTACCCAATTGTCTGGTCGTGGTCCAATGCCCCGGCTGGGGTCTCGGATCACTGTACCTCCAACGGGGTCTCTCCGATCTCTGGGAGGCCTCGCCCAGCTTCACCGTGGTGTTCTTTCACCCGCGCGGCACAGCAGGGTCATCGCGACCGCGAGATGAAACCGAGATGCGCACAATGCCAGACATGGCCTCGGACCTCGACGACCTGCGCTCTCACCTGGGTCTTGACCAGTATCCCGTCCTGCTCGGCCATTCCAACGGCGGTGCCATCGCGTTGAGCTACGCGGAGATGTATCCAGACCGCGTCCAGCGACTGATCCTGCTGAACCACCAAGTGGTGGGCTTTCGGGACCGGAGCCAGTTGCAGCGCGAGTCTATCCGGCACGACCCGCGGTATCAGGGGGCCTGGAAGAACCGACTGCATCGTCGGATCGAAACGGATGAGGAATTCACTGCGTCGGTGAATGGGTTGTGGCCGCTGTACTTTTTTGATCCGCAACAGTATGTACAGGGGCTTATACGGGATATTGGGGACCAGCCCATGTCCGTGTGGTGTTATCAGAATCAAGGACGGTGCGATGAGAGCTTGGAGAACCCAATGCAAATGATGGACCGGCTACGTAATGTCCGGGCAAAGACACTGATGATCTTTGGCCGTGACGACCTGATCTGTGGGATGAAGATTGCAGAGCGGACGAAGGAGGGCATTCCAGACTCGCAGGCCATTCTCTACGATGCGTGTGGGCATTTCCCCTGGATTGAGCAGAAGGAGCGCACCCTGGCTGATATTCGGGGATTTATCCAAGGAAAAATGAAAAGTCAGGAGCCGGCTACCGTGCATTGA
- a CDS encoding uncharacterized protein (ID:PFLUO_002253-T1.cds;~source:funannotate): MLTRGSIGSHHLAAISGSIEAGETPLAAAWRELLEETSLTTRDVELWRQGNPFSFSDPSVGRQWTIHPFSFRLKGISEGGRGEDAIRIDWEHEGWEWQDPATMADDDQFGGVPRLRESLRRVWFEGDVPESASKALNAGLHQLRTDRQSGSHELTSSALRIFREVLVQLHGEGEAQWWETARMVAWHLWKNGRESMGAATMNALLGVLADMEHVLDQDLHPEFRRDRLFAAIDHHLEQRKTMPTRIQQSFADYLRGHFMSEPQQVLSILTLSASSTIRDSIVDAYSSFPIATLDLRILESRPLYEGVSMAAAIAAKFKSKFPSPGDRDLNLTVYTDASAALASQNIDFVLLGADRISDSGWISNKTGSLPAVLSAKHVSPNAKVLVFSELEKVAEPGAVDEHRSEESDPHEVIRSWITGSTEGAKTFEGDAKECVQNTSFEWVPAPLVDGYISEEGTLDVAAIQRQAQQVKQKADRYFGRMS, encoded by the coding sequence ATGCTAACGCGCGGGTCTATTGGTAGCCATCATCTCGCCGCCATCTCAGGCAGCATCGAAGCTGGTGAGACACCGCTGGCCGCCGCATGGCGCGAACTCTTAGAAGAGACCTCCTTGACCACACGCGACGTGGAATTGTGGCGGCAAGGAAATCCATTTTCTTTCAGTGACCCATCCGTGGGGCGGCAATGGACGATCCACCCGTTTTCATTCCGTCTCAAAGGCATCTCTGAAGggggccgaggagaagacgccATCCGCATTGACTGGGAGCATGAAGGGTGGGAGTGGCAAGATCCTGCCACGATGGCGGATGACGACCAATTTGGCGGGGTGCCGCGGTTGCGTGAGAGCCTGCGACGCGTGTGGTTCGAGGGCGATGTGCCTGAAAGCGCCAGCAAAGCACTCAACGCCGGCCTGCACCAATTGAGAACAGACCGCCAAAGCGGATCCCACGAGTTGACCTCCAGTGCACTTCGGATCTTCCGGGAGGTACTAGTGCAGTTGCACGGTGAGGGCGAAGCCCAGTGGTGGGAAACTGCGCGCATGGTGGCGTGGCATCTGTGGAAGAACGGCCGGGAGAGCATGGGTGCAGCCACCATGAATGCATTGTTGGGGGTTTTGGCCGATATGGAGCATGTCCTGGATCAGGATCTCCATCCCGAATTTCGGCGAGATCGACTGTTTGCTGCAATCGACCACCACCTCGAGCAGCGCAAGACGATGCCCACACGCATCCAGCAGTCCTTTGCGGACTATCTTCGCGGCCACTTCATGTCCGAACCCCAGCAGGTACTGTCCATTCTCACTCTCTCTGCAAGTTCGACCATTCGAGATAGTATTGTGGACGCCTATTCCTCGTTTCCCATTGCTACCCTAGATCTACGAATCCTGGAATCACGACCGCTTTACGAAGGCGTCAGCATGGCCGCAGCCATTGCTGCCAAATTTAAGTCCAAGTTTCCGTCGCCGGGGGACCGAGACCTTAATTTGACGGTTTACACTGACGCATCTGCCGCCCTCGCGTCCCAAAATATCGACTTTGTGCTGCTAGGCGCAGACCGAATTTCGGACTCTGGATGGATCAGCAACAAGACCGGATCCTTGCCCGCGGTGCTCAGCGCGAAGCACGTCTCCCCCAACGCCAAAGTGCTTGTTTTCAGTGAATTGGAGAAGGTGGCTGAGCCCGGCGCAGTGGACGAGCATCGTTCGGAGGAGAGCGACCCCCATGAGGTAATTCGTTCTTGGATCACCGGGAGTACCGAGGGCGCGAAGACATTCGAAGGAGATGCCAAGGAGTGTGTGCAAAACACCTCGTTCGAGTGGGTGCCCGCACCTCTGGTCGATGGCTACATCAGCGAAGAAGGCACCCTAGACGTAGCAGCCATCCAAAGACAGGCGCAGCAGGTGAAGCAAAAGGCCGACCGGTATTTTGGGCGGATGAGTTGA